In Candidatus Margulisiibacteriota bacterium, one DNA window encodes the following:
- a CDS encoding DUF1667 domain-containing protein: protein MFRKITCIECPIGCQLEVNEEGGHVISVTGNKCDKGPVYAQQEIENPMRVLTTTVLAVGLEPKLVPVRTSRPIPKAKLMEAMAVIAKTRLTHPVKVGDVVIKDLLGLETDLLATRDST from the coding sequence ATGTTTAGAAAGATCACCTGCATAGAATGTCCCATTGGTTGCCAACTCGAGGTCAACGAAGAAGGCGGCCACGTCATCAGCGTGACTGGTAATAAATGCGATAAAGGCCCGGTTTACGCCCAGCAGGAGATCGAGAACCCTATGCGCGTCCTGACAACGACCGTCCTGGCCGTGGGGCTTGAGCCGAAACTGGTCCCAGTCCGGACCAGTCGGCCTATTCCCAAAGCGAAGCTAATGGAAGCTATGGCCGTGATCGCTAAAACCCGCCTCACCCACCCGGTTAAGGTTGGGGATGTGGTAATAAAGGATTTGTTGGGGCTAGAGACAGATTTATTAGCTACTCGCGATTCAACCTAA
- a CDS encoding FAD/NAD(P)-binding oxidoreductase: protein MLERELVVVGGGPAGMAAALAAQQAGVKDILLLERDQYLGGILNQCIHPGFGLHHFKADLTGPEYADRFIKQVIPAKEIEVSLKSFVVKLCHVAAVFRPPQNGDLKVASTFPFLITYIKPGELVEVKAKALIMATGCRERTREMVHVAGTRPAGIYPAGLAQKMINIEGWLPGKEVVIIGSGDIGLIMARRFTLEGAKVKAVIEIQPESRGLVRNVVQCLEDFQIPLYLKHRVAKIHGQNRVEKVTVENTENKETFELTCDTVLVSVGLIPENELIEMAGVTDVTKIAIPGLFVCGNSFKVYDLVDSVTRDSEKAGIAAAEYLKNV, encoded by the coding sequence ATGCTCGAGCGTGAGTTGGTAGTTGTCGGCGGTGGTCCCGCCGGGATGGCCGCAGCCTTGGCCGCGCAACAAGCCGGCGTTAAAGATATTCTCCTGCTGGAGCGCGATCAGTATCTTGGCGGCATTCTCAACCAGTGCATCCACCCCGGCTTCGGTCTGCATCATTTCAAGGCCGATTTAACCGGGCCAGAATATGCCGATCGTTTTATTAAGCAAGTCATTCCAGCCAAAGAGATCGAGGTCAGTTTAAAGTCGTTTGTTGTCAAACTATGCCATGTAGCGGCGGTCTTTAGACCGCCACAAAATGGCGACCTAAAGGTCGCCTCTACATTTCCATTCCTTATTACCTACATCAAGCCGGGAGAATTAGTTGAGGTCAAGGCTAAAGCGTTAATAATGGCGACCGGCTGTCGCGAGCGGACCCGCGAGATGGTCCATGTTGCCGGTACCCGCCCCGCCGGCATCTACCCGGCCGGCCTCGCTCAAAAGATGATCAATATCGAGGGTTGGCTGCCGGGGAAAGAGGTCGTCATTATTGGTTCGGGCGATATCGGCCTGATCATGGCCCGCCGTTTCACACTGGAAGGGGCCAAGGTCAAAGCAGTGATCGAAATACAACCGGAATCACGCGGTCTGGTCCGCAACGTCGTCCAGTGTCTCGAGGATTTTCAGATCCCGCTTTATCTCAAGCACCGGGTCGCCAAGATCCATGGGCAAAACCGGGTGGAGAAAGTAACGGTTGAAAACACCGAGAATAAAGAGACGTTTGAGCTCACCTGCGATACCGTCCTCGTTTCGGTCGGCCTAATTCCCGAAAACGAGCTGATCGAGATGGCCGGAGTGACCGATGTGACGAAGATCGCAATTCCTGGATTATTTGTCTGCGGCAACTCATTTAAAGTTTATGACCTGGTCGATTCGGTCACGCGCGACAGTGAAAAAGCCGGCATCGCAGCCGCGGAGTATTTAAAGAATGTTTAG
- a CDS encoding tetratricopeptide repeat protein: MNIWRMFLGNFNPTVDKENKFREIDKSFEGDDEMIATSKAIWLTSRGNNYGISGNFDLAISDFNEAISLKPDQVMAHVSLGIAYREKGLLDKALLALLKAPHATSISGKEISGFDAEIYGAIMTIYLLKEDTANAIEYAKKTLAALDNPQRKEMQTFAMRAGVINESNDDQQRILLRKLINTK, from the coding sequence ATGAATATTTGGCGTATGTTTCTCGGCAATTTCAACCCGACGGTAGACAAGGAAAATAAGTTCAGAGAAATCGATAAAAGCTTTGAAGGTGACGATGAAATGATCGCCACATCTAAAGCAATATGGCTTACTTCTAGAGGCAACAATTATGGAATATCTGGGAACTTCGACCTCGCAATCTCTGATTTTAACGAAGCTATTTCCTTAAAACCCGATCAAGTAATGGCCCATGTTTCTTTGGGCATTGCTTATCGGGAAAAAGGATTACTAGATAAAGCCTTATTAGCTTTGCTTAAAGCACCTCACGCAACCAGCATATCTGGCAAAGAAATCAGCGGCTTCGACGCCGAAATATATGGCGCAATTATGACCATATATCTTTTAAAAGAAGACACTGCTAACGCAATCGAGTACGCAAAGAAGACGTTAGCTGCTTTGGACAATCCACAAAGAAAAGAAATGCAAACATTTGCCATGCGGGCAGGAGTAATCAACGAATCAAACGATGATCAACAAAGAATATTACTGCGAAAGCTCATTAACACAAAATAA